The genome window CGGCCGCGGCGGCGAAGTACCGCACCTCGACGCGGCCGGTGCGGGCGCCCGTGCCGGTGGTGCCGCCGGCGGGTACGGCCTCGGTGGTCATCGCGTCATCCTCCGATCGCGCTCATGGTCCGTGCGGGCTGCAGGAAGGTCGGGTCGTCGATGCCGTGGCCCGCGGCCTTGCCGAGCATCGCGGAGCGCCACGCGTCGGCGACGGCGGCGTCGTCGGCGCCGCCGCGCAGAAGTCCGCGCAGGTCGTCCTCGTCGCGCGCGAACAGGCAGCTGCGGACCTGCCCGTCGGCCGTCAGCCGCGTCCGGTCGCACGCGCCGCAGAACGGCCGCGTCACCGAGCCGATGACGCCGACCGTGGCGCCCGGGAACCCGCGGACGTGCCAGGTCTCGGCCGGGGCCCCGCCGCGCGCGCCGTCCGGCTCGGCCTCGAGGACGAACGCCGTCGCGAGCGCGTCCAGGATCTCCCGCGCCGTCACGAGGTCCTCACGCCGCCACGAGCCGTGCGGGCCCAGCGGCATCTGCTCGATGAAGCGCAGGTGGTAGCCGTGCTCGAGGGCCCACGTCAGCAGCGGCACGGCCTCGTCGTCGTTGACCCCGCGCACCAGGACGGTGTTGACCTTGACCGGTGCCAGGCCCGCGGCCGACGCGGCCGCCAGCCCCGCGAGCACGTCCGCGTGCCGGTCGCGACGCGTGATGGAGGCGAAGCGCGCGGGGTCCAGGGAGTCCAGGGAGACGTTGACGCGGTCGAGCCCCGCGTCCGCCAGCGCGCGGGCCCGCTTGTCCAGCCCGAGCCCGTTGGTGGTCAGGGCCGTGCGCACGCGTGAGCCGTCCGCGGTGCGCAGCTCCCCGGTCGCCGCGACGATGCCCTCGAGCCCGCGCCGCAGCAGCGGCTCACCGCCCGTGAACCTCACCTCGCGGATGCCGAGCCGCTCGACCCCGATGCGGACCAGGCGCACCATCTCGGCGTCGGTGAGCACGGTGTCGTCCGGTGCCCACGGCAGCCCCTCCGCCGGCATGCAGTAGGTGCAGCGCAGGTTGCAGCGGTCGGTCAGGGACACGCGCAGGTCGGTCGCGACCCGGCCGTACCGGTCGACCAGGCCACCCCCGCGCGGCGCCGCGGCACCCGCGGCGCTCACGGCTCGCATCCTGTGATGATACGGACACCCTTCCCCGTGCGCGCCCGCCCGACGCCGGGGCGGGGGGACGGGTGCGTCGCAGTAGGTTGGGCGCATGGTCGACGCCCCCGCCGGAGCAGCGCTCCCGGTGCGCACGGTCCGCTCGCTCGACGAGCACGCGGCGGCCGTGCTCGCGCTGTCCGGGCCGCTGCCGGCGGTGAGCGTCGCGATCGGCGACGCCCGCGGTCGCGCGCTCGCGTCCGACGTCACCGCCGCGGTCGACCTGCCCCCGTGGGACAGCTCGGCGATGGACGGGTACGCGGTGCGGGCGGCAGACCTGCGGCCGGGGGTGGTCCTGGCGGTCGCCGACGACGTCCCGGCGGGTGACACGCGCACGGTCGAGCTGCCTGCCGGGTCCGCCGTGCGCATCATGACGGGCGCACCCGTGCCGTCCGGTGCGGACGCCGTGCTGCCGGTCGAGCTCACCGACGGCGGCACGAGCCGCGTCCGCGTCGACGGAGGGGTCGCCGCGGGCGCGCACGTCCGGCGTCGCGGCGAGGACGTGCGCGTGG of Cellulomonas dongxiuzhuiae contains these proteins:
- the moaA gene encoding GTP 3',8-cyclase MoaA; protein product: MRAVSAAGAAAPRGGGLVDRYGRVATDLRVSLTDRCNLRCTYCMPAEGLPWAPDDTVLTDAEMVRLVRIGVERLGIREVRFTGGEPLLRRGLEGIVAATGELRTADGSRVRTALTTNGLGLDKRARALADAGLDRVNVSLDSLDPARFASITRRDRHADVLAGLAAASAAGLAPVKVNTVLVRGVNDDEAVPLLTWALEHGYHLRFIEQMPLGPHGSWRREDLVTAREILDALATAFVLEAEPDGARGGAPAETWHVRGFPGATVGVIGSVTRPFCGACDRTRLTADGQVRSCLFARDEDDLRGLLRGGADDAAVADAWRSAMLGKAAGHGIDDPTFLQPARTMSAIGG